A stretch of the Uranotaenia lowii strain MFRU-FL chromosome 3, ASM2978415v1, whole genome shotgun sequence genome encodes the following:
- the LOC129750521 gene encoding uncharacterized protein LOC129750521 codes for MIVKKSTGKSYAKENMPSMVKRVSTSTSFRGSKAASMNNRALAKPSTTNVRNPTQISRKSEPRPSIPKLSRDKTFDKLPNAEFNHNYRTFSENIVQADPVQSESERAEQSSANPIDMDDTLISDETMPRDLLETADWIPPCDPLMKYVYQQQIVSPSGQPEGCPRCNSLNLQEPPVKKISWTVKFCFWFLPLVTLTVTGILLALTIVLNYRQLVALWKGEPFQMPPQLGQNEFRDQSLYRRLSDWFMQILLSLFGV; via the exons ATGATTGTTAAAAAGTCAACAGGGAAGTCGTATGCCAAGGAAAACATGCCATC CATGGTCAAACGTGTTTCTACTTCGACATCTTTCCGAGGATCCAAAGCAGCGTCCATGAACAATCGAGCTCTTGCTAAACCATCAACTACGAATGTCAGAAATCCAACACAGATTTCTCGAAAGAGTGAACCACGGCCATCTATCCCTAAGCTATCGCGCGATAAAACCTTCGATAAGCTACCAAATGCAGAATTCAACCACAATTATAGGACATTCTCCGAAAACATCGTACAAGCAGACCCGGTGCAATCGGAAAGCGAGCGAGCGGAACA ATCATCAGCAAACCCAATTGATATGGACGATACATTGATAAGTGATGAAACGATGCCTCGGGATCTGCTTGAGACCGCCGATTGGATTCCACCGTGTGATCCATTGATGAAATATGTGTATCAGCAGCAGATTGTGAGCCCTTCCGGACAACCGGAAGGTTGCCCCAGATGTAATAGTCTCAACTTACAGGAACCTCCAGTCAAGAAAATTTCCTGGACGGTAAAATTCTGCTTTTGGTTTCTGCCACTGGTGACCCTTACCGTTACTGGGATATTACTGGCATTGACCATAGTGCTTAACTATCGGCAGTTGGTGGCCCTGTGGAAGGGAGAACCTTTTCAGATGCCACCGCAACTGGGCCAGAACGAGTTTCGAGATCAATCCCTGTACCGTCGATTGTCGGATTGGTTCATGCAAATATTGTTGTCTCTGTTTGGCGTTTGA